GATGGACGCCATGAATATTACCGCCACCGAATATCCCTTTCACGTTGACGAACTGCAGGAAGCAGGATTGGCAACGCTGCCTTCGGAAAAGGTCAAGCCAGGTCGAATTGCCGGCAGCCCCGTGGCGCTGGAATGTCGACTGTGGAAGGAAATTGATGTCGATAGCAAGCGCATTATTTTGCTTGCCCGGGTTGAAGGCCTGCATGTGGATGACGCTGCGGTTATTGACGCGGATAAATGCTATATCGACGGCAACAAGCTGGACCTGGTCGGGCGCATGCATGGCGCCGGCTGGTATTCGCACACCCGGGATGCCTTCCAGCTGGCCCGTATTCCCTACAAAAAATCCGTGGCCTGATCAGTCAACTGCAGGACCCCGAAAAACTGCCACTTAACTCTTAAGAGACATGATGAAACTGCATTGGTCACCCCGCTCGCCATTCGTGCGCAAAGTAATGATCGTTCTTCACGAAACCGGCCAGGCCGACGCCGTTGAGCTGGTTCGCACACCGGTTGCCATGGCCGAACCGAATCTGACATTGCTGCCTGATAACCCCTTGATCAAACTGCCCACGCTGGTGCTGGACGATGGCTACAGTCTGTTTGATTCTCGCGTCATTTGCGAGTATCTGGCCTGGCGTGCCGCAGATCGAGGCCTGGCGCTGTTTCCTGAAGACCCGCAACGGCGTGTGCGCGTGTTAAGGCAGCAGGCATTGGGTGATGGTTTCATGGATGCCCTGTTGCTGTTTCGCCAGGAACGCAATAAGACTGAAGAGAAACAGACGCCTGCCTGGCTAAGCGCGTTTGCGCTCAAAACCGAAGCAACGCTTAATTTTCTGCAGGACAACGTAGGCGAGCTTGAGCAAAGCGGGTTTGATATGGGGGCCGTCACGATTGGCTGCGCGCTTTCCTATCTTGACTACCGGTTTGCCGACCTGAACTGGCGCCAGCGTGCGCCCGATCTGGCGCGCTGGCATGCCGAGGTGTTCGTGCGCCGTCCTTCCGTTGTCGCCACCGAGCCGGCGGAGACGCCTGAACGATAGCGCGCTTGCCTTTTGTTTTCAAAAAATATCACCGCAACAAATCCAGGAATATTTATGAGTCGTATCCCTTTTCCCACTGTAGAGACCATGAACGAAGCCCAGCGTGCCGTTTATGACGACATCGTGAGCGGCCCGCGTGGCCGGCTGGTTGGGCCATTGCGCGCCGTACTGCACAATCCGGAGCTGGCCCAGCGCTGGCAGAAGCTGGGCGAAATGCTGCGCTTTGGCACCAGCCTGCCGCCACGGTTGAACGAATTGGCG
Above is a window of Advenella kashmirensis WT001 DNA encoding:
- a CDS encoding flavin reductase family protein, with amino-acid sequence MYFDMQALEGKNTYKLMGSVVLPRPIAWVVTQAEDGAYNAAPFSFFNVLSGDPPVVALGIGHHGDEKKDSLRNIERTGEFVINLVPASLMDAMNITATEYPFHVDELQEAGLATLPSEKVKPGRIAGSPVALECRLWKEIDVDSKRIILLARVEGLHVDDAAVIDADKCYIDGNKLDLVGRMHGAGWYSHTRDAFQLARIPYKKSVA
- a CDS encoding glutathione S-transferase family protein — its product is MKLHWSPRSPFVRKVMIVLHETGQADAVELVRTPVAMAEPNLTLLPDNPLIKLPTLVLDDGYSLFDSRVICEYLAWRAADRGLALFPEDPQRRVRVLRQQALGDGFMDALLLFRQERNKTEEKQTPAWLSAFALKTEATLNFLQDNVGELEQSGFDMGAVTIGCALSYLDYRFADLNWRQRAPDLARWHAEVFVRRPSVVATEPAETPER